The Sphingopyxis sp. TUF1 genome segment TCGGCGGCTTCGGTCGTGTGGCCTGAAACGCCGCGCGCATTGATCATGCTGATCGGCGCCGCCTGGCTCGCCACCGGTCTGTTCGACGCCGTGTATACCCACGGCAGGCATATCGGCTGGCCGACCCTCACTGCTTCAGGCGCCTTTGCGCTCATCGGAGCGGCGGCATGAACGACACTCTGCTCACCATTCTCCAATATTATGGCGCCGGCGCGGCGACGCTTGCCGCGCTGATCGTTTCGCTCAACCTTGGCCGTCGCACGACCGGCTGGGCCTTTGTCATCTTTGTGACCAGCAGCATCGCGCTGATCCTCTGGGGTTTCTGGCAACCCGACAGCGAAGGGATCGGTTGGCAGAATCTCGCGCTGCTGATCATCAATGCGATCGGCGTCTATCGTTATCTGATCCTGAAGGAAACGCCGGGTGATTCAGACGAAAAGCGGGGAGAGACTGAACAGTGAGCGCACCGGTTCTTGGCACCAATGTCGATCCCGACAGCGACGAATTTCGGATCCGCGCCGCGCACAACCGCGCACTGCGCGACGAACTATATACGCGCGTCGCCGAGGCGGCGCTGGGCGGCAATGAAAACTCGCGCGAGCGCCATGTCAGCCGCGGCAAGCTGCTCCCGCGCGAGCGCGTCGAGCGCCTGCTCGATCCAGGCTCGCCCTTCCTCGAGATTGGCCAGCTCGCCGCGTGCGACCTGTATGGCGGCGAAGTGCCGGGCGCCGGGATGATCGCCGGGATAGGCCGAGTGTCAGGGCGGCAGGCGATGATCGTCTGCAACGATGCGACGGTAAAGGGCGGCACCTATTACCCGATGACGGTGAAAAAGCATCTACGCGCGCAGGAGATTGCGCAGGAGAACCGCCTGCCGTGCATCTACCTCGTCGATTCGGGCGGCGCGAACCTGCCGCATCAGGACCAAGTCTTTCCCGACCGCGACCATTTCGGGCGCATCTTCTTTAACCAGGCGAATATGAGCGCGCGGCGCATCCCGCAGATCGCCTGCGTCATGGGAAGCTGTACCGCGGGCGGCGCCTATGTGCCTGCGATAAGCGACGAAACCGTGATCGTGCGCGGTCAGGGCACGATCTTCCTTGCCGGGCCGCCGCTCGTGAAAGCGGCGACGGGCGAAGAAATCAGCGCCGAGGATCTGGGCGGTGGCGACCTGCACGCCAAAAGATCGGGCGTCGTGGATCATCTGGCCGAGAATGACGAACATGCGCTGACGATCGTGCGCGACATTATGTCGCACCTTGGCGCCGATGACGGGTTCAAGGTTGAGGTGAAGGAGCCGCGCCCGCCCAAATATCACGCCGAAGACCTCTACGGCATCATCCCGCAGGACGTCCGCGCGCCCTACGACGTCCATGAAGTCATCGCGAGGATCGTCGACGGCAGCGAGTTTCACGAGTTCAAGGCGCAATATGGCAGCACGCTCGTCTGCGGTTTCGCGCACATCTGGGGCATCCCCGTCGCGATTCTCGCCAACAATGGCGTGCTGTTCAGCGAGAGCGCGGTCAAGGGCGCGCATTTCATCGAGCTGGCGCAGCAGCGCCGCATCCCCCTGCTCTTTCTTCAGAATATCAGCGGTTTCATGGTCGGCGGCAAATATGAGGCCGAGGGCATTGCCAAGCATGGCGCGAAGCTGGTGACCGCAGTCGCGACCGCGACGGTGCCGAAGATTACCGTGCTGATCGGCGGCAGCTTCGGCGCGGGCAATTACGGCATGTGCGGGCGCGCCTATAGCCCGCGTTTCCTGTTCACCTGGCCCAATGCGCGGATCAGCGTGATGGGCGGCGAACAGGCGGCATCGGTGCTGGCGACCGTTCACCGGGACGCCGAAAAATGGACGCCCGACGAAGCCGAAGCCTTCAAGGCGCCGATCCGCCAGAAATATGAGGATGAAGGCAATCCCTACCACGCGACCGCGCGCCTGTGGGACGATGGCATCATCGACCCCGCGCAAACGCGCGATGTGCTGGGGCTCGCTTTCGCGGCGACGCTGAACGCCCCGGTCGAGGACCGCGGGTTCGGCGTGTTCAGGATGTGATGACCATGATCCAATCTCTCCTCATCGCCAATCGCGGTGAAATCGCCTGCCGCATCACCCGCACTGCGCGCGAGATGGGCATACGGACTATTGCGGTATATTCGGATGCCGACGCCAAGGCTTTGCATGTGCGCGAGGCTGACGAGGCGGTGCATATCGGGCCGTCTCCGGCGCGCGAAAGCTACCTTGTCGGCGACAAGATCATCGCCGCCGCGAAGGCGACCGGGGCGGAAGCGATCCATCCGGGATATGGCTTCCTTTCGGAAAATGCCGAGTTCGCGCAGGCGGTCGCCGATGCCGGGCTCGTCTGGGTCGGGCCGAACCCTTCGTCGATCACCGCGATGGGCCTCAAGGACGCCGCGAAGAAGCTGATGGCCGAGGCCGGGGTGCCGGTGACGCCGGGCTATATGGGCGAGAACCAGGCCCCCGCCTATCTCGCCGAACAGGCCGCCGCGATCGGCTATCCGGTCCTCATCAAAGCCGTGGCGGGCGGCGGCGGCAAGGGGATGCGCAAGGTGGATAGCCCGGCGGATTTCGCCGACGCTCTCGCCTCGTGCCAGCGCGAGGCCGCCGCGTCGTTCGGCAACGACCATGTGCTGATCGAGAAATATATCCTGACCCCGCGCCATATCGAGGTGCAGGTCTTCGGCGACACCCACGGCAACGTCGTCCACCTGTTCGAACGCGACTGCTCGCTGCAGCGCCGCCACCAGAAGGTGATCGAGGAAGCCCCCGCCCCCGGGATGGACGAAGCGACGCGCGCCGAGCTGTGCGCCGCTGCGGTCCGAGCCGCAAAGGCGGTCGATTATGTCGGAGCGGGGACGATCGAGTTCATCGCTGACGCGTCGGAAGGCCTGCGCGCCGACCGAATCTGGTTCATGGAAATGAACACGCGGCTTCAGGTCGAGCATCCGGTGACCGAGGAGATCACGGGAATCGACCTCGTCGAATGGCAGCTGCGCATTGCGTCAGGCGAACCGTTGCCGCTGGCGCAGGACCAACTGGCGATCAACGGCTGGGCGATGGAAGCGCGACTTTATGCGGAGGATGCCGCCAAGGGCTTTCTGCCAAGCACGGGCAAGCTCGAACTTTTTCAGTTGCCCGAGCATTTGGGCCGCATCGACACCGGCGTCTATGAGGGCGCCGAAGTCTCACCCTTCTACGACCCGATGATCGCCAAGGTCATCGCGTGGGGCGAAGATCGCGAAGAAGCGCGTGAACTGCTGTCGGAGATGCTGGAGGAAAGCGCGATCTGGCCGGTCAAAACCAATTCGGCCTTCCTGATCAATGCGCTCGCTCATCCCGATTTCGTGGCGGGGACGGTCGATACCGGGCTGATCGGCCGCGATGGCGACAGCATGGCCGCCGAGCCGGAGCCTTCGGCGCAGGCGCTGACCAATGCCGCAATGGCGATGGTACCGCGCTCCTTCCAAGCGGGTTTTCGTCTCAACGCCCCAGATGTCCGCACTGCACCCTTTATGCTCGACGGCAAGCGGGTGGATGTTGCGCTCCACGGTCCCGGCGCTGACGAACCCGCCCCCGCGATGCTCGTCGCCGAGGCTGGATCGGTGTGGCAACTCTTGCCGTGGCGTGCCGAGGGCGGTGCTGCGGGCGCTGCGGGCGACGGCGCGATCCTCTCCCCCATGCCCGGCAAGATCATCGCGGTCGAGGTTGCCGCAGGCGACACGGTAACGAAGGGCCAGAAACTGCTCACGCTCGAAGCGATGAAGATGGAGCACAGCCTGCTTGCACCGTTCGATGGTGTGGTGGCCGAGCTCAATGCGGTGGCGGGCGCTCAGGTGCAGGTCGAGGCGCTGCTGGCACGGATCGAGGCGGCGAACGAATAGGCGCTATTCTTCGTCACGCTGAACTTGTTGCAGGGTTCATGGCTCGACGCTCTCATCGACGCCGCGCCAGACGAGAGAACAGACCATGGATGCTGAAACAAGTTCAGCATGACCTATTTTGGAGTTGGGATTATGGCCGGCAAATATTTCGACGAATGGACCATCGGCGACACGCTGACGCACGATATCCGCCGCACGGTGACCGAGACCGACAATCTGCTCTTCACCACGATGACGCATAATCCGCAGCCCCTGCACCTCGACATCGAGGCGGCGAAGGCGTCCGAATTCGGACAGATCCTCGTGAACGGTGCCTTTACGTTCAGCCTGATGGTCGGACTCTCGGTCGGCGATACGACGCTGGGAACACTCGTAGCGAACCTCGGATACGACAAGCTCGTCATGCCCAAGCCAGTGTTCATTGGCGACACGCTGCGCGCGACGAGCGAGGTGATCGGTCTCAAGGAGTCGAAATCGCGGCCGAATGCCGGTATCGTCACTTTTCTCCACCGCGCGATCAATCAGCGGGACGAAATCGTCTGCCACTGCGAACGATCCGCGCTGATTCTGCGAAAGTGATCAATTCCGTTCGGTTCGAGCGAAGTTGAGAACCGTTGGCCCTTTGCGTGTCTCGACTTCGCTCGACACGAACGGCATAGGTTATGAGATGAGACTGCGTTCCCTTCTTTTCGTCCCCGGCGACCGGCCTGAACGCTTTGCCAAGGCCGCGGCGTCGGGCGCCGATGCGATCATCCTCGACCTTGAAGATTCGGTGTCGCCCGCGAACAAGGAAACGGCGCGCCACGCCGTCGCCGACTATCTTGCGGGGCCCCGCGAAGTCGTGACGCTGGTGCGCGTCAACCCGCTCGACGGGCATATGACCGCGGCCGACATCGCCGCGGTGATCGGCGTACGCCCCGACGCGATCATGCTGCCCAAGGCCGAAGGCGCGCCGAGCATCCAGCAACTCGACACGATCGTGCGCAGCGAGACGGCGGATGACGCGTCGTTGCCCGCCATCCTGCCGATTGCCACCGAAACCCCCGCGGCGATCTTCACGCTTGGAAGCTACCGTGAAGTGAAGGACCGGCTGCTCGGGCTGACGTGGGGCGCCGAGGATCTGCCCGCCGCGATCGGTGCGACGACCAGCCGCGAGGACGACGGTGGTTACACCGAACCTTATCGCATCGCGCGCGCGCTCACCCTGTTCGCCGCACACGCGGCGACCATCGCCGCAATCGACACGGTGTTCCCTGCTATCAAGGACGCCGACGGCCTCACCGCCTATGCCGCCCGTGCGCGGCGTGACGGCTTCACCGGCATGATGGCGATCCACCCGTCGCAGGTTGAACCGATCAACGCCGCCTTTACTCCCAGTGCCGAGGAAGCCGCGCGCGCGCAGGCGATTGTCGATGCTTTTGCCGCCAATCCCGGCGCCGGCGTGCTGCAGGTGGACGGCAAAATGGTCGATGCGCCGCATCTGAAACAGGCGCGGCATATATTGTCGCTGGCGGACTGACCCCCCTACCCCTTGCCCGCTTGTGTCGAGCGAAGTCGAGACACGCTGAGCTTGCCAGTACCTTCGGGTGTCTCGACTTCGCTCGACACGAACGGAAATTCAGGTCGATTTACGACGAAACGGCCGGTGCCGCTTCATCCAGCTTTTTCCGCGCCGCCAGCTTTTCTTCAGGCCGCGTTCGGAAAAGCTTTCGAACATCGCATCGGGGCTCGTCGGGTCGAGCAATTCATTGTCGGCGATGAAGTCGTCCATCGGTCCCGGCGCGACCAGATCGAGCAGTTCGAGCGAGCGCCCCGGCCCGCGGAGTCCCTCGATCGCGGCGATCAGCGACCCCGAGACGTCAAAGG includes the following:
- a CDS encoding carboxyl transferase domain-containing protein, which translates into the protein MSAPVLGTNVDPDSDEFRIRAAHNRALRDELYTRVAEAALGGNENSRERHVSRGKLLPRERVERLLDPGSPFLEIGQLAACDLYGGEVPGAGMIAGIGRVSGRQAMIVCNDATVKGGTYYPMTVKKHLRAQEIAQENRLPCIYLVDSGGANLPHQDQVFPDRDHFGRIFFNQANMSARRIPQIACVMGSCTAGGAYVPAISDETVIVRGQGTIFLAGPPLVKAATGEEISAEDLGGGDLHAKRSGVVDHLAENDEHALTIVRDIMSHLGADDGFKVEVKEPRPPKYHAEDLYGIIPQDVRAPYDVHEVIARIVDGSEFHEFKAQYGSTLVCGFAHIWGIPVAILANNGVLFSESAVKGAHFIELAQQRRIPLLFLQNISGFMVGGKYEAEGIAKHGAKLVTAVATATVPKITVLIGGSFGAGNYGMCGRAYSPRFLFTWPNARISVMGGEQAASVLATVHRDAEKWTPDEAEAFKAPIRQKYEDEGNPYHATARLWDDGIIDPAQTRDVLGLAFAATLNAPVEDRGFGVFRM
- a CDS encoding acetyl/propionyl/methylcrotonyl-CoA carboxylase subunit alpha, translating into MIQSLLIANRGEIACRITRTAREMGIRTIAVYSDADAKALHVREADEAVHIGPSPARESYLVGDKIIAAAKATGAEAIHPGYGFLSENAEFAQAVADAGLVWVGPNPSSITAMGLKDAAKKLMAEAGVPVTPGYMGENQAPAYLAEQAAAIGYPVLIKAVAGGGGKGMRKVDSPADFADALASCQREAAASFGNDHVLIEKYILTPRHIEVQVFGDTHGNVVHLFERDCSLQRRHQKVIEEAPAPGMDEATRAELCAAAVRAAKAVDYVGAGTIEFIADASEGLRADRIWFMEMNTRLQVEHPVTEEITGIDLVEWQLRIASGEPLPLAQDQLAINGWAMEARLYAEDAAKGFLPSTGKLELFQLPEHLGRIDTGVYEGAEVSPFYDPMIAKVIAWGEDREEARELLSEMLEESAIWPVKTNSAFLINALAHPDFVAGTVDTGLIGRDGDSMAAEPEPSAQALTNAAMAMVPRSFQAGFRLNAPDVRTAPFMLDGKRVDVALHGPGADEPAPAMLVAEAGSVWQLLPWRAEGGAAGAAGDGAILSPMPGKIIAVEVAAGDTVTKGQKLLTLEAMKMEHSLLAPFDGVVAELNAVAGAQVQVEALLARIEAANE
- a CDS encoding MaoC family dehydratase, translating into MAGKYFDEWTIGDTLTHDIRRTVTETDNLLFTTMTHNPQPLHLDIEAAKASEFGQILVNGAFTFSLMVGLSVGDTTLGTLVANLGYDKLVMPKPVFIGDTLRATSEVIGLKESKSRPNAGIVTFLHRAINQRDEIVCHCERSALILRK
- a CDS encoding HpcH/HpaI aldolase/citrate lyase family protein — translated: MRLRSLLFVPGDRPERFAKAAASGADAIILDLEDSVSPANKETARHAVADYLAGPREVVTLVRVNPLDGHMTAADIAAVIGVRPDAIMLPKAEGAPSIQQLDTIVRSETADDASLPAILPIATETPAAIFTLGSYREVKDRLLGLTWGAEDLPAAIGATTSREDDGGYTEPYRIARALTLFAAHAATIAAIDTVFPAIKDADGLTAYAARARRDGFTGMMAIHPSQVEPINAAFTPSAEEAARAQAIVDAFAANPGAGVLQVDGKMVDAPHLKQARHILSLAD